The Octadecabacter arcticus 238 genome contains a region encoding:
- a CDS encoding alpha/beta hydrolase, whose amino-acid sequence MLKSAPYHADIEGHPDGICHWLLTVDGVRVRVGHWPVANAKGTVLIFPGRTEYVEKYGRTALDFGKRGYACAAIDWRGQGLADRLLENHAVGHVDSFEDYQLDVKAMLAHVKSLGLPEPYHLLGHSMGGCIGLRSLYEGLPVKSSVFSAPMWGIKMSAALRPIAWGLSSVSKPLGFSGLLAPGQQAETYVLRATAEDNALTSDASSFDLLQQQLISHPELALGGPSLHWLNESLREMRLLAQRPSLDVPCVTFLGTEEAIVDPARVHQRMEQWPRGELVVLENGRHEVLMEIPTIRNQVLDGSVDLFNAQTTEIA is encoded by the coding sequence ATGTTGAAATCGGCCCCCTACCACGCTGATATCGAAGGACATCCCGACGGGATATGCCACTGGCTGTTGACCGTGGACGGGGTCCGTGTTCGCGTTGGCCACTGGCCTGTCGCCAACGCGAAAGGAACAGTTCTTATCTTTCCTGGCCGCACGGAATACGTGGAAAAATATGGCCGAACCGCGCTGGATTTTGGCAAACGTGGCTATGCTTGCGCCGCAATAGACTGGCGCGGTCAAGGCCTCGCGGATCGATTGTTGGAAAACCACGCCGTGGGCCATGTCGATTCGTTTGAGGACTACCAACTTGATGTGAAAGCGATGCTTGCTCACGTCAAATCCCTCGGCCTGCCGGAACCCTATCATTTGCTCGGCCATTCCATGGGCGGCTGCATCGGGCTGCGATCCTTGTACGAAGGCCTGCCAGTCAAATCCTCTGTCTTTTCCGCGCCCATGTGGGGAATCAAGATGTCTGCCGCGCTGCGTCCCATCGCATGGGGCCTCAGTTCCGTCAGCAAACCACTGGGCTTTTCAGGCCTGCTTGCCCCCGGTCAACAAGCTGAAACCTATGTTTTGCGCGCCACAGCGGAAGACAACGCGCTGACATCGGACGCATCCAGCTTCGATTTATTGCAGCAGCAGCTCATATCGCACCCGGAACTGGCCTTGGGCGGCCCGTCACTGCATTGGCTCAACGAATCGCTGCGTGAAATGCGTCTGCTGGCACAGCGCCCCTCTCTGGATGTGCCCTGTGTGACGTTCCTCGGCACCGAAGAGGCGATTGTTGATCCCGCACGCGTCCATCAGCGGATGGAGCAGTGGCCGCGAGGAGAGCTTGTTGTGCTGGAAAACGGTCGCCACGAAGTGCTGATGGAAATCCCCACAATCCGAAACCAGGTTCTTGACGGTTCCGTAGACCTTTTCAACGCACAAACAACTGAAATTGCCTAA
- the rpoH gene encoding RNA polymerase sigma factor RpoH, with protein sequence MSSYANLPAPTPEQGLNRYMQEIRKFPMLEPDEEYMLAKRWVDHEDTEAAHKMVTSHLRLAAKIAMGYRGYGLPTAEVISEANVGLMQAVKRFDPEKGFRLATYAMWWIRASIQEYVLRSWSMVKLGTTSAQKKLFFNLRKAKNRIGALEEGDLRPENVQRIATDLGVTEAEVVSMNRRMSGGDASLNATVGSDGEGTMQWQDWLEDESADQAGDYEARDELTQRRELMAEAMEVLNDREKDILMQRRLAEKTVTLEDLSGQYSVSRERIRQIEVRAFEKLQKKMQTLAKDRGMLATA encoded by the coding sequence ATGAGCTCTTACGCAAATCTTCCGGCGCCAACGCCAGAACAAGGCCTGAACCGCTACATGCAGGAAATCCGCAAGTTTCCAATGCTGGAACCGGATGAGGAATACATGCTCGCCAAACGGTGGGTGGACCATGAGGACACCGAAGCTGCACACAAAATGGTGACGTCGCACCTGCGGCTGGCCGCCAAAATCGCCATGGGCTATCGTGGCTACGGGTTGCCAACGGCCGAAGTGATTTCGGAGGCCAATGTGGGCCTGATGCAAGCTGTGAAACGCTTTGATCCTGAAAAGGGTTTCCGACTCGCGACGTACGCGATGTGGTGGATTCGTGCGTCTATTCAGGAATATGTGCTGCGATCATGGTCCATGGTCAAACTCGGCACGACATCGGCGCAAAAGAAGCTGTTTTTCAATCTGCGCAAAGCCAAGAACCGCATCGGTGCCTTGGAAGAAGGCGATTTGCGTCCAGAGAACGTGCAGCGGATTGCCACTGATCTTGGGGTGACAGAGGCCGAAGTTGTCTCCATGAACCGCCGCATGTCTGGCGGGGATGCGTCCTTGAACGCCACTGTCGGATCTGACGGCGAAGGCACGATGCAATGGCAAGACTGGTTGGAAGATGAATCCGCCGACCAAGCAGGCGATTACGAAGCCCGCGATGAGTTAACACAACGCCGCGAGCTTATGGCAGAAGCTATGGAGGTTCTGAACGATCGCGAAAAAGACATTCTGATGCAGCGTCGTTTGGCTGAAAAGACTGTGACGCTTGAAGATTTGAGTGGGCAGTATTCGGTCAGCCGCGAACGTATCCGCCAGATCGAAGTGCGCGCGTTCGAAAAACTGCAAAAAAAGATGCAGACTTTGGCCAAAGATCGCGGGATGCTGGCGACAGCCTAA
- a CDS encoding M3 family oligoendopeptidase, with protein sequence MNTPATDPRTFDANSPAAPDGMPFGDLPEWDLTDLYPSPDAKELKRDMDWLENACRSFAADHEGKLADLDAEELLDAVKRFEQIDIIAGRIMSFAGLRYYQHTTDPERGKFMSVMQDKITTYTTPLVFYGLEFNRMDDAHVDGLLAANADLARYKPIFDRMRAMKPHQLSDEMEKFLHDQSVVGATAWNKLFHETIAALKFTVDGKEMNIEGTLNLLSDQDRATREKGSRELARVFGANVGLFARVHNTLAKEKEIEDRWRGMPSPQAGRHLANHVEPEVVEALRNAVVDAYPRLSHRYYALKAKWMGLETMEVWDRNAPLPMESNRTVSWAEAEKTVMDAYAAFDPRMADIAKPFFTDGWIDAGVKDGKAPGAFAHPTVTTVHPYVMLNYLGKPRDVMTLAHELGHGVHQVLAAGQGELLSSTPLTLAETASVFGEMLTFRKLLEQAITQEERKVLLAGKVEDMINTVVRQIAFYDFECKLHDARSNGELTPDDINALWMSVQGESLGPVFNFIDGYETFWAYIPHFVHSPFYVYAYAFGDGLVNALYAVYEDMGEDFKDKYFDMLKAGGSKHHSELLAPFGLDASDPAFWAKGLGMIESMIDELEAMEG encoded by the coding sequence ATGAACACTCCCGCGACCGACCCCCGCACGTTTGACGCCAATTCACCCGCCGCGCCCGATGGCATGCCGTTCGGCGATTTGCCTGAATGGGACCTGACGGATTTATACCCATCGCCCGACGCCAAAGAACTCAAGCGCGACATGGATTGGCTGGAAAATGCCTGTCGCAGTTTTGCCGCTGATCACGAAGGGAAACTGGCCGATCTGGACGCGGAAGAATTGCTCGACGCTGTGAAACGATTTGAACAGATAGACATCATCGCGGGTCGCATCATGTCCTTCGCGGGCCTGCGCTATTACCAACACACAACCGATCCAGAGCGCGGCAAATTCATGTCCGTCATGCAGGACAAAATTACCACCTACACCACTCCGCTGGTCTTTTACGGTCTGGAATTCAACCGCATGGACGACGCCCATGTGGATGGGCTTTTGGCCGCCAACGCCGACCTTGCGCGCTACAAACCGATCTTTGATCGTATGCGGGCGATGAAGCCGCACCAGCTGTCTGATGAGATGGAAAAATTTCTGCACGATCAGTCGGTCGTCGGTGCCACAGCATGGAACAAACTGTTTCACGAAACCATCGCGGCGCTGAAATTTACCGTCGATGGCAAAGAAATGAACATCGAGGGCACGCTGAATTTGCTCAGCGATCAAGACCGCGCCACCCGTGAAAAAGGCTCACGCGAACTGGCACGTGTGTTTGGGGCAAACGTCGGGCTGTTTGCCCGCGTCCACAACACCCTCGCCAAGGAAAAAGAGATTGAGGATCGCTGGCGTGGCATGCCATCCCCGCAAGCGGGCCGCCACCTAGCCAACCATGTGGAACCCGAAGTGGTCGAGGCGCTGCGCAATGCCGTCGTTGACGCCTACCCGCGCCTGAGCCACCGCTACTACGCGCTCAAGGCCAAATGGATGGGCCTTGAGACGATGGAAGTCTGGGACCGCAACGCGCCTCTTCCGATGGAATCAAACCGCACCGTCTCATGGGCCGAAGCCGAAAAAACCGTGATGGACGCCTACGCGGCATTCGATCCACGCATGGCCGACATTGCCAAGCCATTTTTCACCGATGGCTGGATCGATGCAGGCGTCAAAGATGGCAAAGCACCGGGTGCATTCGCGCATCCCACCGTCACCACAGTCCATCCCTATGTCATGCTCAACTACCTCGGGAAACCACGCGATGTCATGACCTTGGCGCATGAATTGGGCCATGGCGTGCATCAGGTTCTGGCGGCCGGACAAGGTGAGTTGCTGTCCTCGACCCCGCTGACCTTGGCGGAAACTGCGTCGGTGTTTGGCGAAATGTTGACCTTCCGCAAACTGTTGGAACAAGCCATAACCCAAGAAGAACGCAAGGTCCTGCTGGCTGGCAAAGTTGAGGATATGATCAACACCGTTGTGCGCCAGATCGCGTTCTACGATTTTGAATGCAAACTGCATGACGCGCGCAGCAACGGTGAACTGACGCCTGACGACATCAACGCGTTGTGGATGTCGGTGCAAGGCGAATCCCTTGGCCCCGTGTTCAACTTCATAGACGGCTATGAAACGTTCTGGGCCTACATCCCGCACTTCGTCCACTCGCCCTTTTACGTCTACGCCTATGCATTTGGTGACGGCCTCGTGAACGCGCTGTACGCGGTCTATGAGGACATGGGCGAGGATTTCAAAGATAAATACTTCGACATGCTCAAGGCAGGCGGATCAAAACACCACAGCGAATTGCTCGCGCCGTTCGGCCTTGACGCATCAGACCCCGCCTTCTGGGCCAAAGGACTGGGCATGATCGAAAGCATGATTGATGAGCTAGAAGCGATGGAAGGCTAA
- a CDS encoding IS630 family transposase → MSKQYKTVSLSDEQRIALEALCRRRKVDALVWKRARAFLLLDAGEDAGTVCRILDIGPTVLTEWRFAFAGAGLSFFGLKDYSQRQGHLSVVQEQAVRAHFTAQPARNADEVCAYVLAECDQNYSTSGAAKLMRRLGFAYKKPQLLPAQADEAKQAAFIAKYEALMNGLAADEMVVFSDAVHPEHQSRPAHGWFPKGQKTALKATSGRKRLNIQGALDLETFQFTFVEGEKINAQTTRQMLEKLERNNQTKTAIHVFVDNARYHHAKILQPWLDSPERRVKLHFLPAYAPHLNPIERLWGVMHKWVTHNRHYATFNQFTEAIFDFFRKTLPEKWPEFRDTVTDNFRVISLKEYKVI, encoded by the coding sequence ATGAGCAAGCAATACAAAACAGTCTCCTTATCCGACGAGCAGCGCATAGCACTTGAAGCGCTTTGCCGCCGCCGCAAAGTTGACGCCCTTGTTTGGAAACGGGCGCGCGCGTTTCTTCTTTTGGACGCAGGAGAAGACGCTGGAACGGTTTGCCGGATTTTGGATATTGGCCCGACAGTTTTGACGGAGTGGCGATTTGCCTTTGCCGGTGCGGGACTATCGTTTTTCGGTCTGAAGGACTACAGCCAGCGTCAGGGTCATTTGTCCGTCGTGCAAGAGCAGGCGGTGAGAGCCCATTTCACCGCGCAGCCTGCCCGCAATGCCGATGAGGTCTGTGCCTATGTTCTAGCCGAGTGCGACCAAAACTACAGCACGTCGGGAGCCGCCAAGCTGATGCGCCGCCTGGGGTTCGCGTATAAGAAACCACAATTGCTGCCTGCACAGGCCGATGAAGCCAAGCAGGCTGCGTTTATTGCCAAATATGAGGCCCTGATGAACGGGTTGGCCGCAGATGAGATGGTTGTCTTTTCGGACGCTGTCCACCCCGAACACCAGAGCCGCCCCGCCCATGGTTGGTTCCCCAAGGGACAAAAGACGGCCCTGAAGGCGACATCAGGGCGCAAGCGGCTCAACATTCAGGGCGCGCTTGACCTTGAGACTTTCCAGTTCACCTTTGTGGAAGGCGAAAAGATCAATGCCCAGACAACCCGACAGATGCTGGAAAAGTTGGAACGCAACAACCAAACCAAGACGGCCATCCACGTCTTTGTCGACAATGCCCGCTATCATCATGCCAAGATACTACAGCCATGGCTGGACAGCCCAGAACGTCGGGTGAAGTTGCATTTCTTGCCAGCATATGCCCCGCACCTCAACCCGATCGAGCGTCTTTGGGGTGTTATGCACAAATGGGTCACCCACAATCGGCACTATGCAACGTTCAACCAATTCACAGAGGCCATTTTCGACTTCTTCCGCAAGACCCTGCCAGAAAAATGGCCAGAGTTCCGCGACACCGTCACCGACAACTTCCGCGTCATATCGCTCAAGGAATACAAAGTGATTTGA
- a CDS encoding HpcH/HpaI aldolase family protein, translating into MRTANLRARVLGRERLASTFVKTAEVTVIEVLATSSLDFIVLDGEHSGFDRGRLDACLAVCRALDFPALVRISSGSDENILMALDAGAVGVVVPHVDSVQKAQAIAKAAHFGRGGHGFAGSTRWAGFATRAMADVLDQDAQTIVMAQIEEPEGVEACEEIAAITGIDALFAGPADLSVGYGHRSQDNPDLPMALERIGRACAENGKGYVSWVPDAAKAAQWARYAMTGFVVASEYTWMRQGAAAAATGIHKIS; encoded by the coding sequence ATGCGGACGGCAAATTTACGGGCGCGGGTGTTGGGACGAGAGAGATTGGCGAGCACATTTGTGAAAACCGCCGAGGTTACGGTGATCGAGGTTTTGGCGACATCCAGCCTCGATTTTATTGTGCTGGACGGGGAGCATAGCGGGTTTGATCGCGGGCGTTTGGATGCCTGCCTAGCTGTGTGTCGCGCGCTGGATTTTCCAGCTTTGGTGCGGATTTCATCTGGGTCTGACGAGAATATTCTGATGGCGTTGGATGCCGGGGCCGTGGGAGTTGTGGTGCCGCATGTGGACAGCGTGCAAAAGGCGCAAGCGATTGCAAAAGCTGCACATTTTGGGCGCGGCGGACACGGGTTCGCTGGCTCGACGCGTTGGGCTGGCTTTGCCACGCGCGCTATGGCGGACGTTTTGGATCAGGATGCACAGACCATCGTCATGGCGCAAATTGAAGAACCCGAAGGCGTTGAAGCTTGTGAAGAAATCGCAGCAATAACAGGGATAGATGCGTTGTTCGCTGGACCGGCCGATCTTTCGGTCGGGTACGGGCACCGATCACAGGACAACCCCGATTTGCCGATGGCATTGGAGCGGATTGGGCGGGCCTGCGCCGAAAACGGCAAAGGCTATGTGTCGTGGGTGCCCGATGCCGCAAAGGCTGCGCAGTGGGCACGGTATGCCATGACTGGATTTGTTGTGGCGTCAGAATATACGTGGATGCGACAAGGCGCCGCTGCTGCAGCCACAGGCATTCACAAGATTTCTTAG
- a CDS encoding ligase-associated DNA damage response exonuclease yields the protein MADLLTFTPAGIYCAAGDFHIDPWLPVPRALITHGHADHSRIGMGSYVATESAAPVMRHRLGDVHIDTVKYGETTIHNGVKVSFHPAGHVPGSAQIRVEHKGEVWVASGDYKTVDDGLSEPFEPIPCHAFITESTFGLPVFNWTPQDILAGQINDWWATNAANGVFSLLSCYALGKAQRLLRTVDPSIGPILTHGAIENTNRILRAQGITLPETTLVTPDLDVKAHKGALVLATPSALNSTWARRFKPASSAFASGWMAMRGVRRRRASDRGFIVSDHADWVGLNNAIKATGAERIFVTHGYTSVFSRWLCEQGYDAKIVQTEFGTDADEGDAQ from the coding sequence ATGGCAGATCTTCTAACTTTCACGCCGGCGGGCATCTATTGCGCGGCAGGCGATTTCCACATCGACCCTTGGTTGCCCGTACCCCGCGCGCTGATCACCCACGGCCATGCGGATCATTCGCGCATCGGCATGGGGTCATATGTTGCCACCGAAAGTGCCGCGCCCGTGATGCGCCACCGTTTGGGTGATGTGCATATCGACACGGTAAAATACGGCGAAACCACCATCCACAACGGCGTAAAAGTATCGTTTCATCCCGCAGGTCACGTCCCCGGATCGGCGCAAATCCGCGTCGAACACAAAGGCGAAGTCTGGGTCGCGTCGGGCGATTATAAAACCGTCGATGACGGGCTGTCAGAGCCTTTTGAACCCATCCCGTGCCATGCCTTCATCACCGAATCGACGTTCGGATTGCCGGTTTTCAACTGGACCCCGCAAGACATTCTGGCAGGTCAGATCAATGACTGGTGGGCCACCAATGCCGCGAACGGAGTGTTCTCACTATTGTCGTGTTACGCCCTCGGCAAGGCGCAGCGGCTGTTGCGGACAGTTGACCCAAGCATCGGCCCGATCCTGACCCATGGCGCCATCGAAAACACCAACCGCATCTTGCGCGCTCAAGGGATCACGCTGCCAGAGACGACGCTGGTGACCCCCGATCTCGACGTCAAAGCGCACAAAGGCGCGCTGGTTCTGGCCACGCCGTCAGCGTTGAATTCAACTTGGGCACGCCGGTTTAAACCTGCCTCAAGTGCCTTCGCGTCCGGCTGGATGGCGATGCGCGGCGTGCGCCGTCGACGGGCGTCGGATCGCGGATTTATCGTTTCGGATCATGCCGATTGGGTCGGGCTGAACAACGCCATCAAAGCGACAGGGGCGGAAAGGATTTTCGTCACCCACGGCTACACATCCGTGTTTTCGCGTTGGTTGTGCGAACAGGGATATGACGCAAAAATTGTACAAACCGAATTTGGCACTGACGCCGACGAAGGGGACGCACAGTGA
- a CDS encoding ATP-dependent DNA ligase, with amino-acid sequence MKDFATLFTAVDQSTKTTVKVAAMADFFRTASDSDKLWCVALFSGRRPRRVITTKLLREWAAERAGLPLWLLEECYPIVGDLAETISLFLPPSVGTEDRSLTEWILNLKRLSTLDEDDRKAGILAAWDALPQTESFLFIKLLTGGFRIGVSQKLMTRALAIATGQDEAALTHKLMGKWTPETVTWNSLIEVDDPSADLSRPYPFYLAYGLEKIDRLGPSSDWFIDRKWDGIRGQFILRGGEHHIWSRGEDLMTDRFPELAQLRDCLPDRTVIDGELLAFQNDAPMSFNALQKRIGRKTVPKKLLAEAPVILMAYDLLECDGVDIRNETLETRRNLLEKILNSVPSDAPIRISPEVTGDTWEDFRKERAKSRDLSAEGLMLKRRDSPYLAGRKKGDWWKWKIDPLTVDAVMIYAQAGSGRRANLFTDFTFAVKNGNDLVPFTKAYSGLTDAEFRQITTWVKRNTVQRFGPVRSVPAEHVFEIAFEGIQASPRHKSGIALRFPRMLRWRQDKPLDEINTLDDLKEMLAKYG; translated from the coding sequence ATGAAGGACTTCGCAACCCTGTTCACCGCCGTGGATCAGTCCACCAAAACGACAGTCAAAGTCGCCGCAATGGCTGACTTTTTTCGCACAGCTAGCGACAGTGACAAACTCTGGTGCGTGGCCTTGTTTTCCGGTCGCCGCCCACGCCGCGTGATCACCACAAAACTGCTGCGTGAATGGGCAGCCGAACGCGCCGGATTACCGCTGTGGCTGCTTGAGGAATGTTACCCGATTGTCGGTGATCTGGCAGAAACGATCAGCCTGTTCCTGCCACCGTCCGTTGGAACTGAAGATCGATCCCTGACGGAATGGATATTAAATCTAAAACGCCTTTCAACGTTGGATGAGGACGACCGCAAGGCTGGCATCCTCGCCGCGTGGGACGCATTGCCTCAAACCGAGAGTTTTTTGTTCATAAAACTTCTCACTGGTGGGTTCCGCATCGGCGTCAGCCAAAAACTAATGACCCGCGCCTTGGCAATCGCCACCGGCCAAGATGAGGCCGCATTGACCCATAAACTGATGGGCAAATGGACACCAGAAACCGTGACTTGGAACAGCCTGATCGAAGTGGACGACCCAAGCGCGGACCTGTCGCGTCCATACCCGTTTTATCTGGCGTATGGATTGGAAAAAATAGATCGACTTGGTCCTTCAAGCGATTGGTTTATTGACAGGAAATGGGACGGTATACGCGGTCAATTCATCCTGCGCGGTGGGGAACATCACATCTGGTCGCGCGGCGAAGACTTAATGACAGACCGCTTTCCCGAACTTGCACAGCTGCGCGATTGCCTGCCCGATAGAACGGTCATAGATGGCGAACTCTTGGCGTTTCAAAACGATGCACCGATGTCATTTAATGCCCTGCAAAAACGGATCGGCAGAAAGACAGTACCAAAGAAATTGCTGGCAGAGGCGCCCGTGATCTTGATGGCGTACGACCTTCTTGAGTGTGACGGCGTCGATATCAGAAATGAGACCCTAGAAACGCGCCGTAACCTGCTGGAAAAGATACTGAATTCCGTTCCTTCCGACGCACCCATCCGAATTTCACCAGAAGTCACGGGCGACACGTGGGAGGACTTCAGAAAGGAGCGCGCAAAGTCACGTGATCTCAGCGCCGAGGGGTTGATGTTAAAACGGCGCGACAGCCCCTATTTGGCAGGTCGCAAAAAGGGCGATTGGTGGAAATGGAAGATCGATCCGCTGACAGTGGATGCCGTGATGATATACGCACAAGCCGGATCGGGGCGTCGCGCAAACCTGTTCACCGACTTCACCTTTGCGGTCAAAAACGGCAACGATCTTGTCCCCTTCACAAAGGCATATTCAGGGCTAACAGATGCGGAATTTCGCCAAATCACCACTTGGGTCAAACGCAATACAGTGCAGCGTTTCGGCCCCGTTCGATCCGTCCCCGCAGAGCACGTTTTTGAAATCGCGTTTGAAGGCATACAAGCTTCACCGCGACATAAATCAGGCATTGCGTTACGCTTCCCACGCATGCTTCGTTGGCGACAAGACAAACCACTGGATGAAATCAACACCCTTGATGATTTAAAAGAAATGTTGGCGAAGTATGGATAG